In Rhizorhabdus phycosphaerae, the genomic stretch ATAGGCTGCCTTGTCCGCCTCATAGTCCTGCTGGTTGATGTCGGCTTGCGCCACGGCCACCGCATTGGCGGTCTTGGTCTCCACGATCGCCTCGTTGACGCCGTTGTTGAGCGCCTGCGTCTGCGGCACTTCCGCTGTCGCTGCCACCGCGGTCTGGCTCTGCTGCGCCTGGCCGGCTGCGGGAATGAGGGCGGCAATTGCCGCCGTGGCGAGCAAGATACGAAGGCTCATCGGAACTCTCCTCAACATGAACGATATGCTGAAGGCTAAACGTCTGGCTCGCGGCGCCGTTCCGGCGGTCGGCTTCAGGCTGGAGCGAACTCTCCGGTCGTTTCGTCGAGCAGATGCAGGACTCCATCGGCTACTGCGAAATAGGCGCCGTGGATCACCAGCTTGCCCGCCTGTTCGCGACTGGGCACGAAGGGAAAGGTCCGGAGATTGGCGATCGACACCTTCACGGCTTCGAACTCCATGGCCTTCTGCGCGGAATCGCTATCGCCATGTTCCGCCAGCACACGTTCGCGTGCGTCGTCGAGCAGCGATACCCAGTCGGCGATGAAGCCGCCCTTGCCCGGCTCGGAATCGAGGAAGCGCTGGCTCAATGCCGCGGCGCACCCGCCGCAGCTCTGATGGCCGAGCACGACGATCTCGGGGACTTCCAGCTGGGTCACGGCGAATTCGAGTGCCGCCGACACACCATGGTGGCCGGGCGAGGTCTCGAAGGGCGGGACCATGTTGGCGACGTTACGCACGACGAAGATTTCGCCCGGCGAAGTGTCGAAGATGATCGTGGGATCGACCCGGCTGTCGGAACAGGCGATCACCATCAGCTTGGGGCTTTGCCCGTCGGCCAACTGGCTCCACCGCTCGCGTTGCTGTGTCCAGCCATTGTTCTTGAAGCGGCGATAGCCGTCGATCAATCCGGTGAAGTCAGTCATGGCCAATGGCCTAGTCGCGGTGAAGGGGGCTGGCAAGTAGCCGACTCATCGCCTATCTGAGCGGGCATGAGCGAACCTCTGCCTACGCCGCCTGCCGCCAAGCAACGCAAGCCTGACTGGATCCGCGTGAAAGCGCCCATGGGGAAGGCTTTCGCGGACACCAAGGCGCTGATGCGCCGCCTCAACCTCGCGACGGTGTGCGAAGAGGCCGCCTGCCCGAACATCGGCGAGTGCTGGACCAAGAAGCACGCGACCGTGATGATCCTGGGCGATACCTGCACCCGGGCCTGCGCCTTCTGCAATGTGAAGACCGGCATGCCCCGCGCGGTCGACCCGCTCGAGCCGCAGCATGTCGCCGACGCAGCGGCCGAACTCGGCCTCGAGCATATCGTGGTGACCTCGGTCGATCGCGACGATCTGCCCGATGGCGGCGCGCGGCATTTCGTGAAGGTTATCGAGGCGCTTCGCCGCACCACGCCGAGCACGACGATCGAGATATTGACCCCCGATTTCCGCAACAAGGCGGATGCGGCGATCGAGATGATCGTGGCGGCGCGGCCCGACGTCTACAATCATAATCTGGAAACGGTGCCGAGGCTCTATCCGACGATCCGCCCGGGTGCGCGCTATTATGCGTCGCTGCGCCTCCTCGAATCCGTCAAGCGGCTCGATCCCACCATCTTCACCAAGTCAGGCATCATGGTCGGGCTGGGCGAGGAGCGGCTGGAGGTCCATCAGGTGATGGACGACATGCGCTCGGCCGACATCGACTTCATTACCATGGGCCAATATCTGCAGCCGACGCCGAAGCATGCCAAGGTGGCGGAGTTCGTGCCGCCCAAGACCTTCGAGGCTTATGCGGCGATCGCGCGCGCCAAGGGCTTCCTGCTGGTCGCGGCAACGCCGCTCACGCGGTCCAGCTACCATGCCGGAGAGGATTTCGCGAAGATGCGCGACGCCCGCAATGCGGAACTCGCGCGCAAGGCGCAGCCGGCGGCCTGACGTGCCGAGGCATCACGAAGTCCGCACGCTGCCCTATCGGCCGGAGCAGATCTACGATCTGGTCGCCGACGTAGCCTCCTATTCGCAGTTCCTGCCGTGGGTGTCGGCGGTCCGCGTCCGGTCGGATGACGAGACCGAGATGGTCGCCGACCTGATGGTGGGGTTCAAGGCGCTGCGCGAGAAATTCACGTCGAAGGTCACCAAGCAGCGCCCCGAGAGCATCCACGTCGACTATCTCGACGGACCGCTCAAATATCTGCGCAACGATTGGGCCTTCGCGTCCGACGGCAAGGGCGGGACGGTGGTCGACTTCTCGATCGAGTTCGAGTTCAAGTCGCGACTGTTCGAGATGGTCGCAGGCCAGGTGTTCGATCGGGCGCTGCGGATGATGATCGGTGCCTTCGAGGAGCGTGCCGCAAAGCTTTACGGGGCCCCTTCGAGCGAAGCCCCCGGCATAAGCAATTCAAGCGCACACAGCGCCGCCTGAAGCCGGACCCCGCCGCGCCCGAGATCGCCGAAATGGCGTTTGTCGGCGGCGATGTCCTCGGGATCGGCACCTTTGATCGCACGGCCGAAGACGACGGTCCCCACAGGCTTCTTGTCGCTGCCGCCGCCCGGTCCGGCGACGCCGGTGATGGCAACCGCGATGTCGGCATCGCTGCGTTCCTGTGCCCCTCGCGCCATAGCCCAGGCAACAGCGATCGAGACGGCGCCGAAGGTCTCGATCATCTCGAACGGAACATCGAGCATCGAGACCTTGGCCTCGTTCGAATAGGTCACGAAGCTTGATCCGAGGACATCCGAAGAGCCTGGTATCTCGGTGATCGCCGCCGCCACCAGTCCCCCGGTGCAGCTCTCCGCGAGAGCGATCCGCCGACCGGCCGCACGGTTTGCATCGACGACACGACGGGCTGCGTCGAGCAGTTCCGGCGGAAGCAGGCTGTCCATCTTGTCGGTCATGCGGGGGTTCCGTTCATCTGGGCTGGGCCATCCTTATCGTAGCGATGGCCTGGGCGGCTATGCCTTCCTTTCGGCCGGTGAAACCCAGCCGCTCGGTCGTGGTCGCCTTTACGCTGACCTGCATTTCGGAGAGGCCGAGAATACGGGCGATGTTGGCCTGGATCGCGGCGCGGTGCGGTCCGACCTTCGGTGCTTCGCAGATGATCGTCAGATCGACGAAATCGATGACCCCGCCGGCTGCGGAGACAAGCGACCGCGCGTGATCGAGGAAAATTTCCGAATCCGCGCCGCGCCACTGCGGATCGCTCGGGGGGAAATGGCTGCCGATATCGCCCGCTGCGATCGTGCCCAGCAGCGCATCGGTCAGCGCGTGCAGCGCGACGTCCGCGTCGCTGTGGCCGGCAAGGCCGCGACTGTGCGGAATGGCGATACCGCCTAGATGGACGCGGTCGCCTTCGGCAAAGGCGTGCACGTCGAAACCGGAGGCGGATCGGCTGATCATTGTTACCCTCTCGGCAGCAGCGTCGAAATCGGCGGAGTAGGTCAATTTCTCCAGGCGGCGGTCTCCCTCGACCACCGCGATGCGGTAGCCCGCTGCGCGTGCGACCTGAGCGTCGTCGGTCGCTTCGCGGTACTCCGGCCACGCCTGATGCGCAGCGATGATGTCCGCGCGTCGGAAGGCCTGTGGCGTCTGAATGCGCCACAGTCCCTCACGCGAGACCGTGTCGCCGAGCAACTCGTCGCCCCTGGCCAGCGTATCGACCACGGGCAGGGCCGCGACTGCTCCGTCATGGTGGTCGAACGCAGCGAGCAGCCGGTCGATGACGGCAGCGGGAACGAAAGGGCGTGCGGCATCGTGGATCAGGATGATATCGGCCTCGCAGGCCGCGAGCCCCGCGAGCACGGAGTTGCGCCGAGTCGCGCCGCCGAGCACGGGCGGGGGCAGAAGCGCCTCGCCTATCGCCGCTGCATAAAGCGATTCCTGGCCTTCGCCGATGACCACCTGGACCATATCGATGCGCGGATGATCCCGCAGCGCATCGATCGCGTGGCGCAGGACCGGCTTGCCAGCCAGATCGCGATATTGCTTTGGAATCTCGCCACCGCTGCGCACGCCGCGTCCGGCGGCGACGATCAAGGCAGCTATGCGGGGCGCGCCGTTCATCGATCGGCGCTTTAGGGGCCCGTGCGCCTGACGTAAAGCGTTGGGAGCCTCCGGGGGGCCAGCTTGCCCCGGAAGCGATAAGCGGCTAGGGGGATGCTGCTTTTTTAGGCAACATGGCAGCCATGACACCCACATTGCGTCCCATTACCGTCGGTCCGGTCCGGATCGACAGCCCGGTCATCCTCGCGCCTATGACGGGAGTGAGCGACCTGCCGTTCCGGCGGGTCGTGCGCGGCTATGGGTCGGGTCTCAACGTCACCGAGATGATCGCGAGCCAGGCCGCCATCCGCGAGACGCGCCAGTCGGTGCAAAAGGCGCTGTGGGATCCCGCCGAGGAACCCGTGTCGATGCAGCTGGTCGGCTGCACCCCGCGCGAGATGGGCGAGGCGGCAAAGCTGAGCCAGGATCGCGGCGCGGCGATCATCGACATCAACATGGGTTGCCCGGTGCGGAAGGTCGTCAATGGCGATGCCGGCTCGGCCCTGATGCGCACGCCCGATCTGGCGGTCGCCATCATCAAGGAAACGGTGGCGGCGGTCGAGGTGCCGGTGACGCTCAAGATGCGTATGGGCTGGGATCATGACAGCCTGAACGCGCCCGAGATCGCCCGGATCGCCGAGGATGTCGGGGTGAAGATGATCACCGTGCATGGTCGCACGCGCAACCAGATGTACAAGGGTAGTGCCGACTGGGCGTTCGTCCGCCGGGTCAAGGATGCGGTGTCCATTCCGGTGATTGTCAATGGCGACATCTGCTCGATCGACGACGCCATCACCGCCGTCGAACAGTCCGGCGCGGATGGGCTCATGATCGGACGCGGTTCCTACGGTCGGCCCTGGCTGCTGTCGCAGGTCATGCATTTCTTCGAAACCGGCGAGCGCCGGCCCGATCCGACGATCGAGGAGCAATATCACGTCATTCTCGGGCATTATCACGCGATGCTCGAACTCTACGGCAAAGAGGTCGGGGTCAATATGGCCCGCAAGCATATCGGCTGGTACACCAAGGGGCTTCCCGGGTCGGCCGAGTTCCGGAACAAGGTCAACCAGGAGCCCGACCCGACGCGCGTCATCGCGATGCTCGGTGAATTCTACGCGCCATGGCTCTCCCGCGCAGCGGCCTGATGCGCTTCTCGCGGCGGAGCCCGGCGGCACTGGTGCCGGCGGATGCGCCGTCGCCGTCCGAGATATTGGCGGCGATGGCAACGGCCGTGCTGGTGATCGATCCCGGAGGGATCGTGGTGGAACTCAACGCTGCCTGCGAGTCGCTGTTCAACCACAGCCGCAACCAGATCGTCGGTAAACCGGTGATCGACGCGATCGGTCACCCGCTCACGTCGATGCCCAGCGATGCGCCCTTTGCCGCTTATGATCTTGAGATCGTACTGCCGCTGGGCCGGCGAATGCGTGTCGATCTGATGGTCGCGCCGCTGCCCGAGCGGGCGGGGTGGCGGACCGTTTCGATCCACGCCCATGCGCGCAGCGCAATCGGCGCGCGGTCGGTCGATCGGGAAGGCGGGACGAGAACCGCCGTGGCTGCCGCCGCGATGCTGGCCCATGAGATCAAGAACCCCCTGTCGGCGGTGCGCGGGGCCGCGCAGCTGCTCGAAACGACCTGCGACGAGGAATCGCGGGCGCTGACCCGGTTGATCCGGGAGGAAGTCGACCGCGTGGCGGCGCTCATCGACCGGATGCAGGGCTTCACCGATACGCGGCCGATGGAAATGACGCCGCAGAACATCCACGCCATATTGGGGCATGCCCGCGAAGTCGCTTTGCAGGGGTTCGCCAAAGGGCGGGTGATCCGCGAGATCTATGATCCGTCCTTGCCGGCCGTGCTGGGCCATCGGGACTCGCTCGTGCAGATCCTGATCAACCTGCTCAAGAACGCCGCCGAAGCGATGGAGGGCGGCCCCGGCGCGATCACGCTGACCACCGCCTATCGCCACGGCGTTTCGATGCGACGGGCGGACGGCAACGCCCGGCAGCCGCTGCCGATCGAGCTGTGCGTGATCGACGAGGGGCCGGGAGCCCCGCCCGAGATCGAAGGGCATCTGTTCGACCCGTTCGTCACGACCAAACGCAGTGGCAGCGGGCTCGGGCTGGCGCTGGTGGAAAAGCTCGTGGCCGACCAGGGCGGCATCATCGAATATGCGCGGGAGGGCCTGCCCCCGAAGACGGTGTTCCGTCTGCTACTCCCCAGGGCGAGGGTAATGGCATGAGCATCGGTGGCGGTCGTGTTCTGGTGGTCGACGACGACGCTGCGATCCGGACCGTGGTCCGGGAAGCGCTGCGGCGCGCGGGGCATGTCGTCGAGACCGCCGCATCGGTGGCGGATCAGCGGCGCCTGTTCGCCAGCTTCGATCCGCAGGTGCTGGTGACCGATGTGATGCTGCCAGACGGCAACGGCCTCGATGTCATCCCCGAGATGCTCGCCAAGGATCCGGGCCTTCCGGTGATCGTCCTGTCGGCTCAGAACACCTTCACAACCGCCCTGCGCGCGACCGAGCAGGGCGCCTTCGACTATCTTCCCAAGCCGTTCGATCTCGGCGAACTTACCCGCGCGGTCGCCGATGCCCTTGCGGCGCGGATGGCGAGCGGCGCAGCATCGGCCGCCAGCGAGGCCACCGAAGACCTGCCGCTGATCGGCCGTTCGCCGCCGATGCAGGAAGTCTATCGCACCATCGCGCGCGTGGTCGCCAATGACCTGACCGTCCTGGTCCTGGGCGAATCGGGCACCGGCAAAGAGCTGGTAGCGCGGGCGATTCACGACTTCGGTCCCCGCGCAGCCGCGCCCTTCGTCGCCATCAACATGGCGGCGATTCCCCGCGAACTGATCGAGTCCGAGCTGTTCGGCCATGAGCGGGGCGCCTTTACCGGTGCGCAGGCGCGTTCAGCGGGGCGCTTCGAGCAGGCGCAGGGTGGCACGCTGTTCCTCGACGAGATCGGCGACATGCCGATGGAGGCGCAGACCCGTCTGCTGCGCGTGTTGCAGGCGGGCGAGTTCACCACGGTCGGTGGCACCCGCTCGATCAAGGCCGACGTCCGTATCATCGCCGCCACCCACAAGGATCTTCCCCGCCTGATCGCCGAGGGCGGTTTTCGCGAGGACCTCTATTACCGGCTGAACGTGGTGCCGATCCGGCTCCCCTCGCTGCGCCAGCGGGGCGAGGATATCGGCGAACTGGCACGCTATTTCCTGGAGCGTGCGGCGGCCGATGGCCTGCCCCGCAAGGCGCTGGACCCGGGTGCAATCGCGCGGCTCATGCAGCATGGCTGGCCCGGAAATGTCCGCGAGCTCGAGAATCTCATGCGCCGTCTGGCCGTGCTCAGCCGCGAGGATGTGATCACGGCGAGCCTCGTCGAGCAGCAGCTGCAGCAGCTGCCTTCGTCTGAGACCATCCTGGCACAGCCGGGCGTGGTCAGTGCCGCCGGGCTTTCGGAGGCGGTGGAACAGCATCTCGGCAGCTATTTTTCCGGATTCGGCCGTGATCTGCCTCCGGACGGGCTCTATGATCGCGTGCTTGCCGAGGTCGAGCGGCCCTTGCTGCGACTCACTCTGGCGGCGGTGAAGGGCAATCAGCTGCGCGCAGCCCGCCTGCTGGGGATCAACCGAAATACCTTGCGCAAGAAGCTGACCGACCTGCAGATCGACGCGCTGGCCGCGAAGCGATCGGACTAGGTCGCGAACGAGCTACGTCAGGGCGACGCGGCGTGCCCTCCCTGCGACGTCACTGTGTTCCCGAGGCCACGCTATTGTGGTAACCGGGCAACGATGGCGTTTCCCGGTCTGACATTGACACGCGTGCGGCGGCGGCTCGTTATGGCCTGGCGGCTGCACCGGCTCATGCCGCTCATCGAGATCGCGACGCCGATCGCAACATTGCTGATCCTGATCGCGAGCTATCGCGTGGTCACGGCAAGCGGCCGGCCGCAGGTTCCGATTTCGCCGACCTTCGCGACATTGTTGCTGGGTGCCAATCTGCTGGCGTTCATGAGCCTCATGGTGCTGATCGCGCGACGCGTCGCCATCTATCGCGCATCGCAGTCGGAACTGGGGAGCAGGGGACGGCTGCACGTCCGCCTCGTCGCCTTCTTCTCGCTGATCGCTACCGTTCCGACGCTGCTGGTGGTGGTATTCGCGTCGTTACTGTTCCAGCTCGGCACTCAATTCTGGTTCTCCGACAAGGCGCGGGTGGTGCTGCGCAGCTCGGAGCGGGTGGCGCAGGCCTATGTGACCGAGAGCAAGGAGCGTCTGCTCGGCGACATCACGGCGATGTCCGGCGATCTTCGCTATTTCCTGTCGGCGACGACGATCGACGATCCCCGCTTCGCAACCGAGTTCGCGCGGCAGATCGCCTATCGCGGGCTGTCCGAGGCGGCGATCATCAACATCGATAGCTCGGGCACGCCGCAGCTGATCGCACTGGCGAACCTCGATAAGCGTGCATTGGACCAGCGCCTGCCACCGGCCACCATCCCCTTCCTCCAGGGCGGGCAGCCCCGGATCACCGCGGAGGCGGGCGACAGGATCGAGGGGACGATTCTGCTCGATGGCGCGAGCCGCACCTATCTCTACGTGTCGCGCCAAGCCGCGCCGGACGTGCTCGCACAGGCGGTCCGGGCACGGTCGGCGCTGGGTGACTATGTCGCGACGATCGATCGCGCGCGGGCCTTGCAGCTGCGGTTCAACATCCTCCTGATGATCATGGCGCTGGCGATCCTCGGTGTTGCCATCTGGGTCGCGATGCGCGTCGCCGACCGGCTCGTGCGTCCGGTGAACGAGCTTGTCTCGGCCGCCCGGCGTGTGGCGGCGGGCGACCTTACGGCCCGCGTGCACATTTCCCCCAGTTCCGACGAGGTCGGCACGCTCGGCAGCGCCTTCAACCGCATGACGCGCAAATTGGGCGAGCAGACCGGCGCTCTGGTCGCCGCCAACAGCCAGCTCGAGGACCGCAGCGCCTTCATTGAGGCGGTTCTGTCAGGCGTTACCGCCGGTATCGTCTCGGTGGACAGCCAGCGGCATGTGACTCTCGTCAACCCTTCGGCACGCACGATGCTCGACCTGGAGGAGCCGATCGAAGGCCGCCCGCTCGTGGAGATCAGTGCCGAACTCGACCGGGTGCTCGACAGCGGCAATCGCGAGGTGGTGGTGCAGACGGTAATCGCCGGCGAGCCGCGAACGCTCGCCGTCCGCTCCGTGGCGGCCGAAGGCGCGCGGGTGCTGACGTTCGACGACATCACCCAGCGTCTGGCGGACCAGCGCCGCGCCGCCTGGGCCGATGTCGCGCGGCGGATCGCGCATGAGATCAAGAATCCGCTCACCCCGATCCAGCTGGCTGCCGAACGGCTGCAGCGCCGCTATGGCAAGGAGATCAGTTCCGATCCGGGCGTGTTCGAGCGGCTGACCGCGACCATCATCCGCCAGGTCGGCGACATGCGCCGCATCGTCGACGAATTCTCCTCCTTCGCGCGCATGCCGAAACCGGTTTTCCGTGAAGAAGCGATCGTCGACATCGCCCGGCAGGCGATGTTCCTGCATGAGGTCGCGCATCCCGCGATCAGCTTCAGCCTCGACACCGAAGACCTCGCACCGACGATGGTTTGCGACCGGCGTCAGCTCGGCCAGGCGCTGACCAATCTCGTCAAGAACGCGGTCGAGGCGATCGAGGAAAATCCGCAACAGCATGCCCCCGGAGTGATCGCGATGACGATCCGGATCGGCGACGGGCGGCTGAAGATCGTGCTGGCCGACAACGGGCCCGGACTGCCGGTGGAGCGCGATCGCCTGACCGAGCCCTATATGACGACGCGCAAGCGCGGCACCGGGCTTGGCCTCGCCATCGTCCGCAAGATCGTCGAGGATCATCTCGGTACGCTGTCGCTGCGCGATCGGCCCGGTGGCGGCACCATCGTCGATCTCGATTTCGATCAGGATGCGCTGGCGACCATCGCTACCGTGTCCGAGGACCGCCTCGTCCAGGATGGCGAGGACGCCAAATTTCCGTCCCTCAAGAGAAGTGGAACCGCTTGACGCATGGCTCTGGAAATCCTGATCGTCGACGATGAGGCCGACATCCGCGACTTGGTCGCGGGTGTGCTCGAGGACGAGGGCTATGCCGCGCGTACGGCAGCCGACAGCGATGCCGCGCTGGCCGCGATCGATGACCGGCGGCCTTCGCTGGTCCTGCTCGACGTATGGTTGCAGGGATCGCGGCTCGACGGGCTCGACCTGCTCGACGAAATCAAGCGGCGAGACCCGACCTTGCCGGTGCTGATGATCTCGGGGCACGGCAATCTCGATACCGCTGTGGCCGCGATCAGGCGGGGTGCCGCCGATTTCATCGAAAAGCCGTTCGAGGCCGAGCAGCTTCTCCTGCTCGTCGGCCGCGCCACCGAAACCGATCGCCTGCGCCGGGAAAATGCCACGCTCAAGGCGCAGATCGGCCAGGAGGAGGAGCTTACCGGCAACTCCAGCGCCATCAACGGGATACGCGCGACGCTGAAGCGTGTGGCGGCGACCGGGAGCCGCGTACTGATCAGCGGTCCCGCCGGCGTGGGCAAGGAGGTCGCTGCGCGCCTCCTGCACCTGTGGAGCAACCGCGCCAACGCCCCCTTCATCGTCGTGAGCGCAGCGCGGATGGAGCCCGAACGGGTCGAGGAAGAGCTTTTCGGGGTCGAGGAAAATGGCGAACTGATCCGGCCCGGCTTGCTCGAGCAGGCGCATGGCGGAACGCTGTTTCTCGACGAGATCGCGGACATGCCGCTCACGACCCAGGCAAAGATCCTGCGTGTGCTCACCGAACAGGCGTTCAGCCGGATCGGCGGGCAGCGTATCGTCAAGGTCGACGTCCGCGTCGTATCGGCCACGGCGCGCAACCTCGCCGAGGAGATCGACGGCGGCCGTTTCCGCGAAGATCTCTATTACCGCCTCAACGTGGTGCCGGTGAACATTCCGTCGCTGGCCGAGCGGCGGGAGGACATCCCTGCGCTGGTCGAGCATTTCCTGGCGCGCTTCGCCTCCGAACGGCGCCTGCCGACGCCGACGGTGACCCCCGACGCGGTCGGCGCACTGCAAACCTATGATTGGCCGGGCAACGTCCGCCAGCTGCGCAATATCGTCGAGCGGACGATGATCCTGGCGCCGGGCGACCGGATCGGGGTGATCGAGCTCGACATGCTGCCCGCCGAGGTGCTGAACGATCAGGCGAGGCTGGCGCCGGGCGAAGCTGCGCGGTCGATCATGGGTACCCCGCTGCGCGAGGCGCGGGAGACGTTCGAGCGTGAATATCTTCGTGTCCAGATCCGGCGCTTTTCGGGCAATATCTCGAAGACGGCAGCGTTCATCGGCATGGAAAGGTCGGCGCTCCACCGCAAGCTGAAGACGCTCGGTCTTGTCGACGCGCGCGACGATCAGGAGCCCTGATCGCCCCGCTTGGGCGTCGTCCCGCCGCATCGTCAGATTTTTGTTGCATGTGCGAGATGGACGGCAGCGTCCGGGTCGGCTATCGTCTGTCAGTCCCCGCATAGGGTGGGGGCGGCACGACGCCATGCAACGGCGCACGAAGCGGGCCATGACCCGCCAAGACCGGAGACCGGCAATGGCCGACAAGGTCAATAATCTTCAGGATATCTTCCTCAACTCGGTCCGCAAGACCAAGACCCCCGTCACGATGTTCCTCGTGAAGGGCGTCAAGCTCCAGGGCATCATCACCTGGTTCGACAATTTCTCCGTGCTGCTCCGCCGTGACGGCCAGTCCCAGCTCATCTACAAGCACGCCATCTCGACCGTAATGCCGGCGCATCCGCTCGACATGACCGAGATCGACAAGGGCTTCGAAGAGAAGAAGTCCCACCTGCTTCAGGAAGTCTTCCTGTCGGCGGTCCGCAAGACCCGCGAGCCGGTGACGATGTTCCTCGTCAATGGCGTCATGCTGCAGGGAGAGATCGCTGCCTACGACCTCTTCTGCATGTTGCTGCGGCGCGACGGGCTGAGCCAGCTCGTCTACAAGCATGCCATCTCGACCGTGCAGCCGGCGCATCCGATCAATCTGGCCGAGATCGACAGTTCGGACGACGATTGAGCGTTTTCAACCGTGAGGAAGACGACGGGCTGAGCCGCGGCGCAAAGGCGATCGTGGCTCTTCCCGAGCGTGCGGGTGACAATCCCCGCAGCGCAGAGGCCCGGCTCGACGAAGCTGCGGGTCTCGCTGCCGCGATCGGGATCGACGTGGTCGGGAGGCTCGCCTTCCGTCTGCGCGATCCCAAGCCCGCGACCTTGTTCGGTTCGGGTCAGGTCGAGCAGATCGCACTGGCGATCCGTCAGGACGAGGCAGAGCTGCTCGTGGTCGATGCGGCGCTGACGCCGATCCAGCAGCGCAATCTCGAAAAGGCGATCGAGGCCAAGGTCATCGACCGGACGGGCCTGATTCTTGAGATTTTCGGCGAGCGTGCGGCGACGGCCGAGGGCCGGCTTCAGGTCGAGCTAGCCCATCTCGACTATCAGGCCGGCCGCCTGGTGCGCAGCTGGACCCACCTCGAACGGCAACGCGGCGGCTTCGGCTTCCTCGGTGGTCCCGGCGAAACCCAGATCGAGGCCGACCGCCGCCTGATCCGCGACCGAATGGCGAAGCTCCGGCGCGAGCTGGAGCAGGTCCGGCGGACTCGCGGCCTGCATCGTGCGCGCCGCCAGCG encodes the following:
- the hfq gene encoding RNA chaperone Hfq, whose amino-acid sequence is MADKVNNLQDIFLNSVRKTKTPVTMFLVKGVKLQGIITWFDNFSVLLRRDGQSQLIYKHAISTVMPAHPLDMTEIDKGFEEKKSHLLQEVFLSAVRKTREPVTMFLVNGVMLQGEIAAYDLFCMLLRRDGLSQLVYKHAISTVQPAHPINLAEIDSSDDD
- a CDS encoding sigma-54-dependent transcriptional regulator produces the protein MALEILIVDDEADIRDLVAGVLEDEGYAARTAADSDAALAAIDDRRPSLVLLDVWLQGSRLDGLDLLDEIKRRDPTLPVLMISGHGNLDTAVAAIRRGAADFIEKPFEAEQLLLLVGRATETDRLRRENATLKAQIGQEEELTGNSSAINGIRATLKRVAATGSRVLISGPAGVGKEVAARLLHLWSNRANAPFIVVSAARMEPERVEEELFGVEENGELIRPGLLEQAHGGTLFLDEIADMPLTTQAKILRVLTEQAFSRIGGQRIVKVDVRVVSATARNLAEEIDGGRFREDLYYRLNVVPVNIPSLAERREDIPALVEHFLARFASERRLPTPTVTPDAVGALQTYDWPGNVRQLRNIVERTMILAPGDRIGVIELDMLPAEVLNDQARLAPGEAARSIMGTPLREARETFEREYLRVQIRRFSGNISKTAAFIGMERSALHRKLKTLGLVDARDDQEP
- a CDS encoding sensor histidine kinase; translation: MAFPGLTLTRVRRRLVMAWRLHRLMPLIEIATPIATLLILIASYRVVTASGRPQVPISPTFATLLLGANLLAFMSLMVLIARRVAIYRASQSELGSRGRLHVRLVAFFSLIATVPTLLVVVFASLLFQLGTQFWFSDKARVVLRSSERVAQAYVTESKERLLGDITAMSGDLRYFLSATTIDDPRFATEFARQIAYRGLSEAAIINIDSSGTPQLIALANLDKRALDQRLPPATIPFLQGGQPRITAEAGDRIEGTILLDGASRTYLYVSRQAAPDVLAQAVRARSALGDYVATIDRARALQLRFNILLMIMALAILGVAIWVAMRVADRLVRPVNELVSAARRVAAGDLTARVHISPSSDEVGTLGSAFNRMTRKLGEQTGALVAANSQLEDRSAFIEAVLSGVTAGIVSVDSQRHVTLVNPSARTMLDLEEPIEGRPLVEISAELDRVLDSGNREVVVQTVIAGEPRTLAVRSVAAEGARVLTFDDITQRLADQRRAAWADVARRIAHEIKNPLTPIQLAAERLQRRYGKEISSDPGVFERLTATIIRQVGDMRRIVDEFSSFARMPKPVFREEAIVDIARQAMFLHEVAHPAISFSLDTEDLAPTMVCDRRQLGQALTNLVKNAVEAIEENPQQHAPGVIAMTIRIGDGRLKIVLADNGPGLPVERDRLTEPYMTTRKRGTGLGLAIVRKIVEDHLGTLSLRDRPGGGTIVDLDFDQDALATIATVSEDRLVQDGEDAKFPSLKRSGTA